One Fuerstiella marisgermanici DNA window includes the following coding sequences:
- the leuB gene encoding 3-isopropylmalate dehydrogenase, whose product MDANIVLLPGDGIGPEIVVQGKRVLEAIAAKFGHSFTISEHPIGGNAIDDFGDPLPQPTIDACKASQAILLGAVGGPKWDDPTAKTRPEVGLLKIRQELGLFANLRPIQTWDELVDASPIRREIVAGTDILFFRELTGGIYFGDSGRRPHASGEEAYNEMVYSTGEVERVVRLAAKAAQTRRGKLTSVDKANVLEVSRLWRQVADRVVKEEFPDLEYEVVLVDAMAMHLISRPKDFDVVVTGNMFGDILTDAASMLPGSLGLLPSASLGSDGPGLYEPIHGSAPDIAGQNIANPLATILATAMLLRHSLGLEDEAKAIEDVVAATLKAGHRTKDIAGGGAFVSTTEMGDIVVNQLG is encoded by the coding sequence ATGGACGCAAACATTGTTCTGTTGCCGGGCGACGGCATTGGCCCTGAAATTGTGGTTCAGGGAAAACGAGTTCTGGAAGCGATCGCCGCGAAGTTTGGCCACAGCTTCACGATCAGCGAACATCCGATCGGCGGCAATGCGATCGATGATTTCGGCGATCCGCTGCCTCAGCCGACCATTGATGCCTGCAAAGCTTCTCAAGCGATTTTGCTGGGTGCCGTGGGCGGCCCGAAGTGGGACGATCCCACCGCGAAAACTCGACCGGAAGTCGGATTGCTGAAGATTCGGCAGGAACTTGGCTTGTTTGCGAACCTTCGTCCTATCCAGACGTGGGACGAGTTAGTCGACGCATCGCCGATTCGCCGTGAGATTGTGGCTGGGACAGACATTCTGTTCTTCCGCGAACTGACTGGCGGAATCTACTTTGGAGATTCCGGGCGCCGGCCGCATGCGAGCGGCGAAGAAGCGTACAACGAAATGGTGTATTCGACCGGCGAAGTTGAACGAGTGGTCAGGCTGGCAGCCAAGGCGGCTCAAACGCGTCGTGGCAAGCTAACGTCGGTAGACAAGGCCAACGTTCTGGAAGTGTCGCGACTTTGGCGGCAGGTGGCCGATCGCGTGGTGAAAGAAGAGTTCCCCGATCTGGAATACGAAGTCGTGCTGGTCGATGCAATGGCCATGCACCTGATTTCACGCCCGAAAGACTTCGACGTGGTCGTCACGGGCAACATGTTTGGCGACATCCTGACCGATGCTGCGTCGATGTTGCCTGGTTCTCTTGGCCTGTTGCCATCCGCATCACTCGGCAGCGACGGTCCCGGATTGTATGAACCGATTCACGGCTCAGCGCCGGACATTGCCGGACAGAACATCGCAAATCCATTGGCCACGATTCTGGCGACGGCGATGCTGCTGCGGCATTCACTGGGGCTTGAAGACGAAGCGAAAGCCATCGAAGATGTCGTCGCGGCGACTCTGAAGGCCGGCCACCGCACGAAGGATATCGCTGGTGGAGGAGCGTTCGTTTCTACCACGGAAATGGGTGATATCGTCGTCAACCAACTGGGCTAA
- a CDS encoding superoxide dismutase, with product MAYTLPDLPYAKDALEPHIDARTMEIHHGKHHQAYINKVNAALEGTEYADKCIIEVMKQLKSLPANLQGPVRNNGGGHANHSLFWTVMSPEGGGAPSGELADAINAACGSFDKFKEDFSNAAATQFGSGWAWLSVKPDGTLTVESTPNQDTPLSEGRTPILGLDVWEHAYYLNYQNRRPDYVSAFWNVVNWDEVAKRFAEAKG from the coding sequence ATGGCTTACACACTCCCCGATCTCCCATACGCCAAGGATGCTCTGGAACCTCACATCGACGCGCGGACGATGGAGATCCACCACGGTAAGCACCACCAAGCTTACATCAACAAGGTCAACGCTGCTCTGGAAGGCACTGAATACGCCGACAAGTGCATCATCGAAGTGATGAAGCAACTGAAGAGCCTGCCTGCCAATCTGCAGGGCCCGGTTCGTAACAATGGTGGCGGGCACGCGAACCATTCACTGTTCTGGACCGTCATGTCGCCTGAGGGCGGTGGAGCTCCTTCCGGCGAACTGGCGGACGCCATCAACGCGGCCTGCGGCAGCTTCGACAAGTTCAAAGAAGATTTTTCCAATGCGGCTGCGACTCAATTCGGCAGCGGTTGGGCATGGTTGTCCGTTAAGCCTGACGGCACTTTGACCGTCGAAAGCACGCCAAATCAGGACACGCCACTTTCTGAAGGCCGCACGCCAATTCTTGGGCTGGACGTGTGGGAACACGCCTACTACCTGAACTACCAAAACCGTCGTCCTGACTACGTTTCAGCGTTCTGGAACGTCGTCAACTGGGACGAAGTGGCAAAGCGATTTGCTGAAGCCAAAGGCTAG